From the Colletotrichum lupini chromosome 1, complete sequence genome, the window AGATATATAGTACGAGGGCGGGTATAGGCAGCGCCCGTCGGCCCGAGTATAGACCTCttactctaaataataaccttataattttatacctaagttactcttatttataggCCGTCCTTACGACTACCGGTACTTAGGTAGTCGTCgccctacttttatttactaatattatcccctttctaagctattataattctaaattctttttctctttttttttatccgtAATTATCCTTTCTATATAtagtctcttatttttattagcgtctgcgctactccctcgttacgtaaatattataactaacgaatgtcttttaaatccctatttttatatactcccCGTGCCTaagtaagtcttttttagagtcgttccgtaattattactaactcgttttaatataattataggccCTAATTgcggcgttattattattagtagtagaacggttattagtactacgggTACGCCCGGTAGCGGCCGTAGTAGCGGTCTACTTAAAAAGCCCGATATCCTCTTTACTTGCCCTAACCTcgtacgtatattattacttatatgctacttatactaactattataaactcttattaagaaaaagaagaaggcgaACGCTAAGAAGATCGGGGTTAGCTAGGTGCGCCCGCTCCCCTACCCCGcttacgttatatataaggcgcTCGATCTAAaagctaagtactataattagctaagtcggtaatttatagcccctagttCGCTCCTTTATTTAACACTTCTCTAGGATCTAGCGTgcgttatattaagtatattatatagaactatttttataaaaatacggtaAGCGCTTAgcgctattactactctattacttttcttaagtattatattaatagcatcTTAGGTCCTTAAGTCCACGGAATCTGCGGTACGAACCCTTTAGAGTACCGTACTTAtttctaatagtaatatttataatttagaggtttattgCTTTATTAtcgctctattattactattacttaggtcgctaatattattttatagttttagtagACCTACcgaattactattagtaatacgtagAGGGCGCTTAAGTGcgctaataaggaggcccgctcgacccccgttattaataacgacgataataaagtagttataagCTCCTCCCGCGCTACGTTTTTGTCCCGTAACGACGCTATAATTGCGCTATTTTATACTATCCGTAACGAAGTGCgccgctttaataatattctaattagtatatagttacccCGCTTATGCTCCGtattcgtaattaattatttataaattcgctaataatagggagattattttttttataacgacccctaggataatagctagGGCGGCCCTTTTACGCATAAGGGCGgtccctttataaataagggcggtcCTTTTATACGTTATAAGGATTAGGAAAATAGTTAGTAGTTAGTGCGTTTacgctatttagttatagctacgtagcccctttttttcgtTATTAGTAGCTAGTTCGCTATATTATTAGGCTTTTTAGGAGCTAGGGCGCGCTgcctaattaaaactcgttctttatatatactaattaacgctacgtctttaatatacttagctagcttttACGTATCTTTATCGCTACTATATCCCTTCTACCAGATTAGGTATTATTGCCTCCTCTTTGGCCCTCtatgttatataatattttctattttataaaatagctccttatttatatctcCGATAGGTAAGGGCTTCTAAGGGGCTTcttcgtagtattaatacggctcgagtaaggatatatagaatatattatatattttatattacgttagtacgtttagttagtaagcgacccccgccgttctaactattaatttaacttcgaataggcctagatacttattagctaacttCCGGCTAGGACGCTACCTCCTAATATTCttttctaataataatacttagttacctactttatataatatatctatcctAGCTTtgttagcttattacttatatatctcgcgtgctttttatataaggggtcgtagagctttttaattagctcgtAGTCGGGCCGTACGCTCCTCGGCCGAGATATTCTATATACCGTCTCGAGTCCCCGTTAAGATCGATATAGGGTACGTAAGTAAGAACCTAAGTAGGgccttaataagcgctttacggattactaagtactaagcgttattatatataaactcggctaagtaaagacgctatgcctaatttaattagtcttaggtataaaagtagtaaaagtactactctaagtattagttctgCCGTTCTATCTAACCGTCCGTTTATAAGTAGAACGTAGTACTAAgacgcctctttattattaaaaagtaatagaaataagtttaaaacttacttataaataacgaccccctattaaaaacgatccctttaggtattctaaacttagtaaagatctttataaataggaggTTTACGAATCCCTAAGCTATAAGGGTCGtcctcgtagtaatatagacactatactttataaatcggtTTATTACGATAAGTACTGCGTCGTAGGGGCGCCTCCtgattagtatagttaatataggtaagcccgtaataaagtttagcgatatcttttactatagCCTAACCGGGGTAGGTAGGGGGCGTAGTAAGCTATACGGCTTATAGTAACGAGGCTTTAtccgctagtatattatataagtattaatataactttttatatccttacttactctatcttagtaatagtagcgttttaGTAGCGCTATCgtccgctttatattataatatcctaTTATAAGCGtatcgtaatatattttaataacctccctccttagccccttatatagcggtATATAAGCGCGGCCGCcgtagtataatagctctctaaagtcgtatacttagctctattattattttttcttagctaagtaaggcCGTCGGTTCttcttagtttattacctatcccttataaaagcgtcttcTTATTAGGCAGCCCGTAgtcgatttattattagtaacccctctttattaaatactattttaggtacttttattatattaaagtcctatAGAACGAGTAGCTCGCGATTTATAGTTCTAGTAGTAGGCTTAAGTAGctctctaagtactatattataattctaatacCCTAGGCTCGTAGCCCCGTTATACTTCTCGAGGTACTCCTCGGAGTTCCTTTAAGCCGGAGCTCCTAACCTCCTTTACTTACttctttatactattattagttctacTTCTAGAATACTTACTATCCCTTTTACTTAGGAGCCGCTCCCGTAGCTCGTCCtcgtatactttattaccgCAACTCTAaggggctcttatatatttttagtgttatagaggtttttttttatttttaatagtagctcCTCCGctccgctattattattacttttgcCGTAgttaggtctttataataatttatccgctaggttttttataCCCAGCTTAAACTTAATCTCGATATTAAACGCTACGAGTTTATTTAGCTAGCATAGCTATTTCCCGTttagtctcttttttatatttaagaactataagttaaaatgaTCTATAAATATTACGACCTAATCTCGGCTATAAGCGAGGTAGTGTTATTAGTTCCTTAGTgcgtttataatagctagtagctCCGCGTTTCTTATACCGTAGTAGCTCTCCATATCCGTTAATTTCCTCgacctataagtaattaggtactaattacccttaaataattacgtaattactaagccgatagctcgagccgaagcgtctatttataaccgtGTAGGTAGGGTAGGGTCGAAATGTCGTAGTATTAGcgcgttagtaaatactattaatagctttttaaacgattctacggctagtattagtagcttTAATTATCCCGGTTTTGCCttccttagtaagtttattagAAGTGCCGTTATCTTagcgtaattactaataaatctatagtaGAACCCCGTAAATTTAAggaacgtttatatatttttaacgctcTTTAGAAGTAGCTAATTCGCTATAGCTTCGGTGCGCGCgggttttatttttataccttcGTTAGATACGATATACCCTAGGAATCCTATATAcgatatatagaactcgtatttattGCCGTTTAGATATAGGTTCTATTaccgtagtttttataatatgctacgtacgtactctttatacgctacgtagtcgttactatatattaggatattatctaggtatacgatataaacggtattaattaggccgcttagaacgttattaatatgcgCTTAGAAAGTCGCGGGCGCGTTAGTTAGCCCGAAAGGTACGACTAGGTACTCGAACTgcccgtatttagtataaaaagccgttttttacttattacccttagctatacgtatatagtaatacgcgttcttaaggtctagcttcgtaaagatagaggtattaaatagtctatttagtATCTCTCTAATTAGCGGTAGCGGCGTTCtgtctttttatataattttattaatcgctCTATAATCGACGCAAAGTCGTAGctctcctccttttttaggtataaagaggataggtgctcttactaagcttatagaggggcgtatctagcccctagcctttatttttattaaatagttacgtaggatctcgagcttatagtTCGATAGCGGGTAGATAGGTCCTTAGGGGATAGGCGCCGCGTCGTTTAGCTcgatataatagttatatagtgctctatttagtaataaaatagcttttttttttaaaaataagttattaaagtcctaGTAACGCAGCTTCTAGTCCTCGGCTACGCTCGCTAGTATTAcgttactatttatagctaggttaattacgatatatataagtattaccgaaactaagtcgtttagtagccccttttttagggcGTCTAAGCGAATATGTTATTCGTAAATTAgatactactacttcttttatttctaactaattagcgggtcgatatcctctagctaggggaaaccgAGGATAAgcgtaagtactataatattagctattataaaggaatatagctatatctccGTTACGTAGTCGCTATTGGTAATTCGAAGCCGTAGGTAGTAGCTTTTTAGcgtctctatttatttacccTTAACGTTTACTAGTTACGGCGATAGGTAAATTCGTAAATTAgtgttaaaattattaagtagcccgaTGCTAACTACGTTCCCTTCTGCTcccgaattaataagggcgcttagcttctcttatatatagtttaggtatatataggtcGGGATATCTAAGcgccgcccttattaatcgctaactactcttcttattaagatagtatttaagctcgttacTAGTTTGCGCTACTCGGCTAGGGCGaggtttaattaatagctagcggCCTTGTGCCcctcttagttatatttatagtatataacgcTCGGGTAGCTATTAGCGAGGTACCCGgttttactatagttatagtactattaatactactcccGCGGTTATAAGTAATCCCTTACGATATagctagtctttttataattatagtacgtaATATCTTTACTAGGCGAGTTACGGCGTGTTCCTTACGTAttcgacttattaataccccggtATCTTCCCGCTAGCTCGTTCGAATTTAAGTtagaatattacttaggggaCGTTCGTaggctccttattaatagcaaggattatttaatacgtcttGCTAGCGATACTAACTATAAGCGAGTCCGcggaagttctatttataatactattacgaggcgtagttcgggccgtagcttacttattaatataaagatcctctatttctctattaagatatattttaattctatcttaagcttattaatgcGGTTAACGAACtcgttaactttttttttttagccttacgaggtactatttagtcatatacttactactattCCTTAGCTAGCGGGATcgaataggttattttataaaaaggtctctagttcctcttatataacctagtttattataaaaccgggggtcctttagtagttaaagatatagtatatttaagaggtttttatactactacttaggtagctaaccgtatatattactttattacggtctattcttatttattaagcctataggtcgaagcgatagtaatagttaaaaaggaagCTCTATAGATCCCGTAccgatttattagtatataataagttagggagGGATAGcggtctaaatataaacgttctgCTTACGGCGCTTATTTAAGTCGGGAGGGagctagtaaataggggcttaagtagtacgaACTCGTCGCTTTATTATCGCTCGAGCGGCGCTTTAAGtacggctttatttattaaactatccttAGTCTAGGGGTTTatgtttctatttatatcgaAACTAACGTCCGAGGCTACTATAGCTAAGACCGTAGCCCTTAGCACGGGGGCCGGGCTATCCGAGGAGCTCCGTAAGTGTTCTAAATCTACTTATCTTCTATATAGGCGCTCTTtatacgttataataaggatttctttttttaattatcgttcttatttttatagttttactagcctattacttatcgtttagtttaggtattagtaagtaagggtaagaggttcgctattttatttaaaattcgttaatactcttagtaatACGGTCCTTCTACGTCGCCGCTACGTTAATAGTTCTACTACGCTtcgttcttatattatttactaaggagGAGGCGACTTTAGGGGGTCCGATAAAAaagagtcgtcttttttttattatcgtagcGCTAACTACGCTCTCTCGTTACGTCTcgttcttattagtattttaagcttcTAGCCTAGtcccctttataaatagagattttaaattattaataagtatacgacatagggaagaagcttatagaagctaactactattagggtctaaaaaaggaattactaaaatctacccttccctcgaggtatactactagcgctctatatatacctaagctgctcttttattacttagtccccctttttatacccccctaagctatccttTAACCGACGAGGCCTAACCGGCGAGGCCTAACAATTTAAAacgacggattattaataataaacgggaaGCTCGTAGTGCCTAAAAAAGAGAACCttcgtactatagttatctataaagtctataagtaaaagctccTCGCTTACCTAGGgcgtaataaagttataaaaataattaagtagcaaTACTATTAGCCGGGCCTAACGGCggatacttactaatatatatagaactattatacttattactaattataaaagctgcGTAATAAGCCCCCGGGGGAGCTAAGGCTACTTTTAGTACCCGACTACCCgtagtagtatatttttactaactttataactatccctactaattaaaaaagatttaataatatttaagtagtagtagactACCTAGGTAAGAGGGCGATatctattccttattataaaattattataataaaagatataagccgAATATTTTACGAACGGGTACTACCTATTTTCGGCTTATTaaagactattatattaaaccgaggcccctaatttatcTCCGATTTTTAGGGGGAACTTTATAAGATCTACGGGgttaagctatagctattaatagctaactacccctaaatagacggctaaatagaggtactaaactagtatatcttatagtagttaagactactagttaactaatactaagataactagagcgatatactacttatagtcGATTTTACCTATACTACCTAGCTTAGCGAgactatagggctattactatataaaataaaattcggTCGTTAGCTacggctcttttttaattaatttaaacgaacttactaatttagctttataaaaaaaaagctaaactaTACCGACGCGCAGCGTATAACttagggaatatataaggcctAGGAAACTATTAGGGGTAATATAAAGGTCgtttaggtataatataaaaagtatactaactaCTACCGGCGCCTAgataacttaaaactaggagaccgggtctttattaatacctcgtattaaaaatctactaatataaataaactatagtagctataggccgggctatagcttattattaatactaaataagggggtatatagattatagaattattaataagtagccgggtatacttagttttttacCTAAGTAAGCTAAGAAAGGCCGCCGAcgacttattacttaggtagaactaagacccgctactactaattattaataataatagtaaactaGAATACGAGGTCTTAGAGGTTGTTAAAttatgcttatataagggaaaactatagtactaagtagattaaaaggggtataataTAGATCCGACTTAGTACGacgtaaagagctttaaatatGCGCTAGTAGCGCTCTAGgcgttctattactaatacttaattactaagggcccgTTACGgaacctaaatatataaataaaagccgctATGGTTAGTAATTTGCTACTACTAAAGGAGgacgataatataataatagtaattatagctatagatTCGCtagaataaggggtaatttagaggtttatttttttagcgcTACGAATAGTGCCCTCTAGTataaaggggggggtaatattacggtaataagtactagggCCCTATGGGCCCTATAGCTTAGCCTCAGGCTgcgaggctaagctcctagtggttacgtaacgagctagaccgctggGCCCAAAGGGCTAGCCTACTAGCTTCTACCTATtgttctattttttccctctttacgttaagtctttagttaattaggttaatatagcagCGTTCTGACCtgcctcgagttccctttcgtgacaatattataatataataaagaatatatatattaaaaaagaatatatttagataataattataattattatagttatttatagattaaGGGTAGGATTTTAATTAGGGTAGCTAGGAGGGATTTTTAGGGTGGCCGAATGGGGGGGGGTGGCAGAATGGGGGTGTTCCGACTTACCTCGAGGGCTTCTGTACCCAATTTGATCTTTGGGGCATTATAGAGACGAATACGGAGATTGTTCGAGTTTCTCATACAGCCAATGGCCACCGCGTTTTTTTTCGCCGCTCTCCAGGTTTGGAAGTTGCAGAGAGCCAAGATGGAGAGGAGTCATGGGACTGTGATGCCATCGCCGTCTGCTCCGGTCTCAACAACGTTCCGTCCATCTCATACATCGAAGGTCTGGAGAACGTGAAGCATCTCCACTCTTCCGAAGTGAAGGAAAGAACGCAATTTGGGTTGAATACGTCTGTGATGATCCTAGGAGTCGGAGAAACGGCAATGGACCTAGCCCACCTGGCCGTAACTTCAGAAGCCAGGGAAGTGGTGATGTGTCACAAAGGTGGTTTCTTTTGCGCAAAGAAGGTACCTAACTTGTCTTCTACTTTGATAATGCGATTTGATTGGTCTAGCATAGATCAACGCTGATTATCACAGGTTGTTCCTTTACCAGTCGTCATGCAGGTTTGGAAGCCGGATCCTCACCAGAAGCCAGTCGACACAGCAATCGCAAGTTTCCTCGACACTGCATATCTTCCAGAGCGTCTTCAACACTCCAATCTGCTCTGGAGAGTGTACGACAAGACGTTCAAGGCTCTTCATTACCTCTCTGGCGGGACGGCGGCCGGCCCGGATCAGTGGGTCGGAGAGATTGAGGGTGAACGCAATAACGTTGACTCACGTGAGTGTTCTCCCGAGAGGAGATATTCTTCGCTCTTATGAATGAATACGAATAGTTCAAATGAGTGCATGGCTGACTTGCAAAGTGTTTCTGGTCAAGTCCGACCGCGCGCTGCCATATCTCAATGAGGGAAATCGGCCGCAAGACATTTTCTCTCGCATCAGAGCTTTTGTGATGAATATTGAGTTGAAAAACACAAGTGGCAGAAAGATATTGACGGCACCTTGGCCATTGGCTTTCCGGGACGATGGGACTGTCGTGTTTCCGGACAGCAAGAAGCGTGAGCACGTTGAGGCGCTATCTCGAGTCATCAAGCCCGACTTGGTGGTCGCCGCAACTGGATATGTGCGTCGGTTCGATTTCCTGGACGACGGTTACCCGGAACCCAGTGAGCTGGATGTCCGCGGGATCTGGAGGCGCGGAGAGGTGACTGCTGGTTTTATTGGCTTCGTACGGCCTGGCATTGGTAGGGCCCCTGTTGGTTGTTGTGGGTGTAAGTCTGCCGTGCTAACACCATCTATTCAGGAGCTATCCCGCCTCTCGCCGAACTACAGGCGCAACTATGGGTTCTTAACCTCCTCCGGCACAAGTACCCTCAACAGATGGCGCTGCATGCTCCTGATGCCAGCCAAGGAGAGTCCAATGATGATGCTATTCCCCACTATGAGATCGACTACGCTCTCAAGGCTCGAGGCGGACATGACTTGTTCAAGAGCAAGCACGGTGTTGAACAGGAATCCTACGCATATCAGCTTGCTCTCGACATGGGCAGCGCGCcgaccttttcttttatgaAGCGTCAAGGATTCAAAGCACTTTTCACATGGGCAATGGGATCAAACTTTAACACCAAATTTCGTCTTATTGGTCCATGGAGATGGACAAAGGGCGCGCTGCCCATCATGCGCGGCGAACTGTTTGATGTTGTCAAGCAAACAGGGGGTGGTGTTTGTAAGTTGGTATCTCAGGCTTCGTGTGGTGATGCTTTCAAGCCCCTGCTAATCAATACTCGTTCTCAGTCTTTACGACTTACACCCTTCTACCCCTCTTGCTATTCGGTTCCCTAACTCTCCTTCTCCATGCCACAGCAGGTATCTTAAGGCTAGTCGGGATGAAAGAACGGGCCAACAAAATGCTTGGTACAGGCAACATTCCACGCCGAGAGGGGGATAACCTCTGACAAGTGCTGAAAAGAAGTTAGGCCCCAGCGCGCACCAGACAAGTTGGTCAGACTGAGCAGTATTGAGAAATGCGTTACTTTTGCTATTTTGAATAAACACGGAAGGCTTTGGTGAGAGATTGGCTCGCTTGATTGCAAGATAGAATGTCGGATTTGATAACTTGAGCTGGGTTGATCAAGTTCCCCACGCAGTGAGGTATCACTAAGGTACGCTGAATTTACAGGGTCTTCGTTCTGAACTTCTGATGTTCCGGCGACTAGTTGATCAAGTGCCCCGCGCGGGGTACCTGGACGGCCTGTTATTCTTAGTCCCTTCCATGGAAGCTGGCACCAAGCCGTCGATTGGTGGCGACCGAGTTTCCCGATAACGATAAGGCCGCTAATTGACGCTTCGCTCATAAACATTTTTTTTTCTCGCGACAGCTTCGCTTGGACGAAACCTTTAGCCCGGTAAAGCCTATCCAGTCGCAACCATGCACCACGTTGTCCAACCGCACCAATGGGTGTCTCTGAAGTTGCTTTCAGAAGATACGAAGGTGCTGCAGATTGTACCTAATACGTAGGTTCATCAAGTAGACATTTGATGTGACGACAGCtaacctcttttcttttctgctCCCAGCACGATTTCACTGGGTAAACTCGGCTCGTTCCCTAGCAACCTCATCATTGAGCGCCCATTTCACATCACCTACGAGATCCAAGATAGACGGGATGGCGAGAACTTTAACAGACTGCGAGTCGTCTCTACGAGCGAGATTCACGCCGACGCCCTGGCCGACTTGAACGCCCAGAACACCGAGGAGGAGGGCACCACTCTTGAGAATGTCATTGCCGCCCCCGATGGCGCAGAGTTCGAACTGGTCGATCAGGAAAGCGGCAACGTAGTTGCCCACTCGCGACGTGAGATTATCGACGACGCCGCCCGCCAGACCTTGACCGCCGAGGAGATTGAGCAGCTAAAGCAGGGCAACACAGACGCCGGCAAGGAGATCATCGCAAAGCTACTGCTGTCGCATACCGCCATTGACCAGAAGACGGCCTTCTCTCTCGCCAAGTACAAGTTGCTCAAGACCAAGAAGTATATTCGACGGTTCATGATACAACCACTTGACCCTCTGACGCTAGGCAAGTGGCTCTTGGAAGAGAAGGATGCGGGAAAGGTGCTGGAGATGCGGGAAGAGATGATGGGGCTCTTGAACTCCTGGGCCAACGTCCACTTCGGCGGCGTATCTCCCACGGACAAGCCTGAGACCGTGACGATTGATGGGTCTGGCATGTTGGACAAATCCGAGATTGGAGGTCGGTGGCTTGTGGTGGAGGACACAGGAGGTCTTGTTACCGCCGCCATGGCCGAGAGGATGGGCATACTATACCCCAAAGACCCCGAAGAGGTCCAAGAAGTGGAGGATGCTACAGGTGTTGGCAAGGAAGAAGCCAATGGAGTCAAGCCAGCAGAGAACACCACCGCCACCATTGACGTCGCCGCAACAGAACAGACACAGGAGACAAGCACAGAGACTGCAGTACAAGACCCAACAACAACAATGCCCGAGGAGGCCACAGCTGATGCCACAATGACAAATGATGGCGAGACGACAAAGCCGCAGCAACCCCGACGAAGACACCCGCCCCGTCGCGACGACTTTGAAGCCATGTTTGCCCCTACCAACACCTTGACGCTCATCCACCCCAACAGCCAGCCAAACCTCGCCCTCCTCAAATACTACAACTTTGACAGCACAAATCCAAACCCGCCTTACCCGCTTCATCCCCTCGCTACCAACCTATTGCCCATTTCATGGCTGCAGCTTTTGGAGCCCGAGGAGGATGTCACATATTCAACACCGCCCCCCGAGGTCTCGGACGAGGAGCTGCACTCATGGAAGGCTAACCGGCGTGGTAACTACCACCGGAAGCGAAGACGTTGGGCGAGAACCCGCTACATTGTGGACTCGACGCGCGCTGGTGGGTTTTCCGGTCTCGTCATCGCCAGCACGATGGACACGGTGTCCATCCTCCGTCACACCTTGCCACTCCTGGCCGGTGGAGCGCCGATTGCCGTCTACTCGCAAAGCATCGAGCCGTTGACGGAACTGGCCGATTGCTTCAGCATTGCCCGCCGCGCAGGCTGGTCGTCAAATCCTCCGGCCGAGGCAGCTGGGAAGTCTGTCCAGGAGTTGGAGCGATGGGAGGGTTCAGACGATTTCCCCATCAACCCGACTCTGCTCTTGGGCGCCAATGTCCAGACGAGCCGCGCGAAGCGGTGGCAA encodes:
- a CDS encoding Gcd10p family protein, with product MQVWKPDPHQKPVDTAIASFLDTAYLPERLQHSNLLWRVYDKTFKALHYLSGGTAAGPDQWVGEIEGERNNVDSLFLVKSDRALPYLNEGNRPQDIFSRIRAFVMNIELKNTSGRKILTAPWPLAFRDDGTVVFPDSKKREHVEALSRVIKPDLVVAATGYVRRFDFLDDGYPEPSELDVRGIWRRGEVTAGAIPPLAELQAQLWVLNLLRHKYPQQMALHAPDASQGESNDDAIPHYEIDYALKARGGHDLFKSKHGVEQESYAYQLALDMGSAPTFSFMKRQGFKALFTWAMGSNFNTKFRLIGPWRWTKGALPIMRGELFDVVKQTGGGVFDQVPRAGYLDGLLFLVPSMEAGTKPTISLGKLGSFPSNLIIERPFHITYEIQDRRDGENFNRLRVVSTSEIHADALADLNAQNTEEEGTTLENVIAAPDGAEFELVDQESGNVVAHSRREIIDDAARQTLTAEEIEQLKQGNTDAGKEIIAKLLLSHTAIDQKTAFSLAKYKLLKTKKYIRRFMIQPLDPLTLGKWLLEEKDAGKVLEMREEMMGLLNSWANVHFGGVSPTDKPETVTIDGSGMLDKSEIGGRWLVVEDTGGLVTAAMAERMGILYPKDPEEVQEVEDATGVGKEEANGVKPAENTTATIDVAATEQTQETSTETAVQDPTTTMPEEATADATMTNDGETTKPQQPRRRHPPRRDDFEAMFAPTNTLTLIHPNSQPNLALLKYYNFDSTNPNPPYPLHPLATNLLPISWLQLLEPEEDVTYSTPPPEVSDEELHSWKANRRGNYHRKRRRWARTRYIVDSTRAGGFSGLVIASTMDTVSILRHTLPLLAGGAPIAVYSQSIEPLTELADCFSIARRAGWSSNPPAEAAGKSVQELERWEGSDDFPINPTLLLGANVQTSRAKRWQVLPGRTHPMMMGRGGADGYVFTGWKAVPAEGKVEARGKFKRRKVEA